Part of the Nicotiana sylvestris chromosome 5, ASM39365v2, whole genome shotgun sequence genome is shown below.
agttctccaaattggctacacaacaagtgccaaacacggagcaacaagagcaacaactaatcaattgaagaaagagtatAATCCAAAAAACAAAGCTATTGTTCGAGGCTCGAAATCAGATgctacgagcctccaaatccgATCTCCACCGTTCAAATCTAAGACCAAAATGTTACGAAAACTCAGTCAAAATTTCAGCCCGATCCAACGATAACGAATTGGAAAAGGTGATTTGAATGTTGGCTAgtcggaataaaaatctgcagcaaaacaaatatttttcttctctcttctctcttgacgaaagctctctcaaaaaccactcttatgtgcttaagtctttcaaagacttatatcaatgagcatagaataattctccaaggttgtcctatttatagatcatgagtggtgctttctcttaaagccaaaacccactcaaaataggaataaaccaaatccaattccaaataggtatggaaaccaaaagagaatagaaTTAGGCCATTGGGCCTTTGGCTGGACAATATGGGCATGAGCCCAACATAAGTGAGGACAAAATCATCAAGCACAAAGAATATGAGTAAATAGCCCGAAAGCACCAAAAGTATTTGCAGACTACTTGGATCCCTCCAACTGCAGCAAGCAAATGAACAGAGACAGAGCCACTTACAAAAGTACCAAGAATTGGCAGAAACCTGAAATTCATATTTCTCCACAAGATTTTCTTTGCTATTTGGAGTCAACCCCATATGTATACCTTGTaagcatttaaattttattaagtttaaatcaCAACAAAGTAAATTGGATTATAGTTTAAATTCAATATATATTAGTCCAacaaatattatgggctaatgtaattgaattaattatatatgtCCAATATATATGAATTAAATTAATAAGTCTTAATCCAATGGGCTGGTCCATTTAGTTGGGCTACaaatgatgagcccacttcattaggcccaatgtgccatcttcctagaggcccagtttggtgccgcTGTTAAGTGATGTGGCACACCAAGTCAAACAGAAGAGCCAATgtgatcatgccacgtgtcaagtGACAAGGTATGTCAAGTCACATTAAAGGCCAATAAAATCGCgccacatgtgcaagtgacatgttctggccaatcaaatgcgacCTTGTCACTCTTCAATTTGATTGATCGGAAATTGTTtattcttatcataactcttccctcccacaactataaataaggGTATTCATGacccagaaaagacaccagaagttataataagaagaaagaaagagctCATGGATCAAAcactgcaaattcctccacaagtttcaagcttcaagtaatcaagttcaagctcaagaacgaagaacaaatcaaggtcaagttctagcaatcaagctcaagctcaagaacaagatcatcttttgtggcaacaacaacatattcaagatcaagctcaaaggcccttggatttatttattattagaaagaagaatcagaggatttatagagattgtacacttaaatatttgaaataaaatactgtGATTGctgcgatatttttcggtcttgattttattttctcgacacaaatttattgtctacaaattctggtaCACCCAGttggacaatctctacctctcatctcaacttttcaatcaccaaagttcaagaacatcgaaatggcttcaaagaaaatcaactccagttCAACTTCTACCAAGGCTGCTAATTCCAGGTTCTATACTGATGTGGAAAACATACTCGAAGTTACATTTGGAAGCTttggaccagttacgaggagcaaagcaagcttgttaggacaacaagcaccccaagtgtcgTCCGCATCTACCCCTGTgttcggatcttcatcctcaaaaggagcaagatcttccacaaatgcACCAGAAGGAGGAAGcaatgttgctgaaaagatcaagaaaattcttgctttgcttgacctctccggatccaagcactctgctgtgaaggaagatgatgatgcttcaagtgatggatcctccccacttacaccacatagcatgatccaatcaaggatcaatctgtgtgacaatccatgctactctccatcgtccacaacaatcatgcaagccattgtgacaaacacttcatctgtggaggagcagttggcaaacttgacggaagcaatcgctggcttgaccaaatgcatgcaaaatcaagatgctagaattgacaagctaacagacagggtgggaatcttgatggaagaagaatccacccatgcacCTGGCAAACTCCTAGAAGTTCAAGAGATTGATCCTCTCCCACGACAAGTTTCAACCACTAAGGAAATTCCGGTCTTTTCgaaagggatgattccaatcaatCAACTAAATGATTTCATTGAAGAGACTATAAAAAACCAATATGAATTCACTTCCAAATCCTCCTTTACCTATGCAAAGCCGTACACTTCAAGGATCGATATGTTGAAGGtgcctgctggctatcaacctctAAAATTTCAACAATTTGATGGCAAAGGCAATCCAAAGCAACATATGGCGCACTTTGTTGAGACATGaaacaatgctgggacttatggagattacctcgtcaagcagtttgtccgctcATTAAAAAGAAATGCTTTTGATTGATACACGGACCTCGAGGCTAGATCTATTGACAGCTGAGATCAACTAGAGCAAGCATCACTTTTATAGCATGAGACGTACTatgagtatgatagaacttacaaatactcgtcaacgaaagggtgaaccagttatcgactttatcaatcgttggaggaatgcaagcctcaactgcaaagacaggtTTAGTGAAGCTTCGAGCATTGaaatgtgcatccaaggcatgcattggggactacgctacatcttgcaaggtatcaagcctggcacatttgaagaacttgtgactcgtgcccatgacatggagttgagcatggcctccgctggaaatgaaaggttgcctatctatgagcctcgcAAAGGGAacgacaagcaagaagtcaggaaatGGGCCAGGTTCATACCCAAATATGAaaacaaagaagctatgaatgtcaacacaTCACATGTGAAGTTCATaacgaaggtgagcaagaagcagatTATGAAATCCTcttcttttcaagataagccaagtggaaagttgactctaaaagaaatgcaataGAAGAAGTACCCATTTCcggattctgatgtgccagctATTTTTGAAGAACacctcgagttaaatctcattgagcttctgGAGATGAAACGACCAAATGAAGGTGGGAAAACAAATAACCCAAATTATTGCAAATACCATCGACTTATGAGCCACCCTCTATacaagtgctttgtcttcaaggacaaagttatggacttggctcgcgaaaagaagatcatgcttgaagatgagaaagcaagcgcaaaccaagtctctatcacctttggctcattcagtccAGATGAAttatgtggttttaaagaaagtaaagataaAGAATTACTAGAGAACGACAAAGCTAAAGTCaatcaacctgatgatgatgaaggttgtacgttggtgactcgtcgtaggcaCCATAGAAGGAGACCACGAAAAGAATCactagaacaaccaacaaggaaaataATGGTAAAAAGACCAAAGAGATGGAATCCAGTTAAGCACTTAAAGAGAGCAAAAGTGGAGGTACACTGCTCTCAAAAGCCACgaaatccagtgaccttggaggagtttttaccaagttggttccacacgaagatttcccatgagggtatcgatgcctcttgttgccatgatgacaaaggggaagaaaagagtgatgacctatcattggcaccatcttcggaaaagctcagtgagtccactcctcaagaagttgatgcttgtgaggaaaaagtCACGTTCACAAATGAAGATCTTCTGCTAGGTGACACTTttcataaccgcccattgtaACTGGTTGTCTATATGCGTGATGAAAGGTAAAtcaaattttggttgatggaggatccttaGTGAACATTTTGCTAATTCGCActatgaaagaacttggtattcccatgaacaaactctcagaaagtcgtgtgatgatccaaggattcaaccaaggtgGCAAAGAGCCATAGGCACGATCAGGCTGGAAATTaccattgaagatatgcaatcaagtgcatggctacaTGTGATAAATGTAAAGACTTCATATAACGtcttgcttggaaggccttggatacatgagaataaagtagttctatctacctaccatcaatgtttaaaatactatGAAGGTGAAGTTGAGAAAAagatagttgctgatgatgagccattcaccgaggctgagtcagacttcgccgatgcaaagttctacttgaagaaccacaTTGTGAATGAGCTAAAAGCTGATGATGGCATGAAAAACAAGAATAATGAGCCcataaataaaagagaagagttgaCTACTGGTGAAGCCAAAGCTTTTACTGAGGAGGTACAACCCAACGCAAATAAATCTTATAGAGGGAATATTGCGCcttatggcaagaaagtaagtcctgcgctccaatatgtccctaaaaggaagaaagatgaaGGTGAATCATCTAATCTGCAAACTAACAtgctaaaggagttaactcttcTGGTCAAACAAATTGAGGCAGTAAGGTCTTCCTCAATACTGGTTGTAGGGTTTGTGGCCCAAAATcatttgcagaatgtggcactccctagaAAGTGAACAGATGAAGGTTTTCATCCTAATGCTTACaggctatttgcaaaagctggatacaatcctaATGAGCCGTCAAAGTGAGGGAAGCTACCATTAGAAGCTGCGATAAGAAAACTacgtgaaggtttgggatacaagcaaccgtcaccaGTGCACATCTCCATAAGAAGGGCGAGCATcaattatatcactgtagaagatgaatcgtccgcttctaacaagccttttgtctttgatcgacttggaaaatcaactatgagaacttctgtatttgagagattgggtccattaaagaaggtgaataagttccagagaaattatcgaaataaaagAACACCCGCTTAGCCCAAAATTCagaagatctctaaggatttccaaagtttggttccttctagaatgaaGCGGCAAACAAAAGTCACAGTTTTGTGTGATGAGTTACAGAAGGTAAAGCCATACATTGTGGTCTACACTAAAGAAcgtgatgaagatgaagaaagtgtggattcttcgtatcatgttactgCACAAGGAGAGCATGTTGTTTTATCTCTAATGGATGATGACGAGAAATTGGACGATGTTTCAccatgttatcacatatccttcaacgatagggaccctcaagaagatgaagatgcaaaATATGCTTTTCCAGAACTTGAAGAAGGGGTGAAGGCAAAgattgatgccttaaaagaagttaagcttGGCATTGAtgaagaaccaagacccacctacctaagtgctttactagaagtCGATGAAGAAaacacttatattgagttactcaacgAGTTTAGGGATGTATTTGCTTGGAGTTACATAGAAATGCCTGGCTTGGACCCTAAAGTAGTAGCCCATCACCTTGCAATCAATAATGGCGCTCGTCCTGTTAAGCAAGCACAAAGGCGTtttaggccggacttggttcccttgattgaaaccaaagttaacaaactcatcgaagctGGATTTACTTGTGAAGTTAAATACCTAACAtgggtttcaaggattttccatgtaaggaagaaaaatAGCTAGATTCGAGTGTGCGTTGACTTCAGGGATCTCAACAATGCGTGTCCGAAAGATGAATTCCTGATTCCTATTCCAaagctgatgatcgatgctatTACTGGGTACGAGGCAATGTCATTTATGGATGGTTCATCAGGAtataaccaaattcgcatggcactaaaagatgaagagcttacttcATCCCGTACCCctaagggtatttattgctacaaggtaatacCTTTTGacttgaagaacgctggtgctacttaccaaagagATATGTAGAATATATTTGATGaccttctccacaagaatgtcgaatgctatgtaGACGACTTGGTGGAAAAATCAAGAAAGAGGGGCGACcacttgaaagacttgagaatggtgtttgagttgctccgaaggtaccaacttaggatgaatccattgaaatgcGTCTTTGGAGTTACTTCCaaaaagttccttggtttcactGTCCGACATCAAGGGATTGAAATTGACCAAGCCAAAGTAGATGCAATCTTAAAAATGCCTGAGCCTTGAGATattcatgaattgaaaagtcGCAAGGAAAGTTAGCATACCTTAGGAGATTCATCtcaaacctagctgggaggtgccaaccatttagtCTCCTTATGAAGAAAGGTGTCCCTTTCAAATGGGACCAAACATGTAGCAATCCTTTGAGAGCATTAAAACCTACCTGATAAAGCCTCTAGTTTTAGCAGTCCCTATACCTGGAAAGtcattga
Proteins encoded:
- the LOC138868873 gene encoding uncharacterized protein, whose translation is MKRQTKVTVLCDELQKVKPYIVVYTKERDEDEESVDSSYHVTAQGEHVVLSLMDDDEKLDDVSPCYHISFNDRDPQEDEDAKYAFPELEEGVKAKIDALKEVKLGIDEEPRPTYLSALLEVDEENTYIELLNEFRDVFAWSYIEMPGLDPKVVAHHLAINNGARPVKQAQRRFRPDLVPLIETKVNKLIEAGFTCEVKYLTWVSRIFHLMIDAITGYEAMSFMDGSSGYNQIRMALKDEELTSSRTPKGIYCYKVIPFDLKNAGATYQRDM